CCTCGAAGATATCGTCAGATAAGCATCCTGGCACTGTTACAATTCTCATACAGATAGGACACCACTACATGTCAGGTACTGTTCTCTGCAAATCTGGTGGCCAGGATCACCTACTTACCTTGCCCCATTCTTTTTTCTCAGCAGATCAGCTCGGCGCTTAGCCTCTCTCTCAGCCGTCTGGACATAAAATTCAGCCCCAAGCATGTTGTTTACCTCAACATTCGATGACGCACTTGCTTCCGCTGTCTCGATTATCAGCTCAACAGTCAAAGTGAATCCTAGGGCTGAAAGTACACGCACGGCGTTGGCAAGTCGGCAGATATGCTTCCGCGTTTCCAGTGGGGTGAAATTCTCTGCATCATCGCTGGATTTCTGCTGATCTTCGGTTGTTTTAGTTTTTTTACCCACCACAACATGCTCACCTACCCAGATGAATCCGTTGCAACCAAGAATCAAATCAACATCATACTGTGCGAGATGATGGAAATGCTGCTTCTTTCGTTTAACCAAGTACGGAGGTACCGTCAGCAATCGACCCCTCTCAAGCTGCAGCAATACAACCCCTCAAAACGTATCAGCAACAGCCGATTATAATCTCAGGAAGCAATAACAATTTTGGAAAGACAAGAGTATAACTAGATCAGTCAACTACAGCTCATAGACCTACTTGAGATATTATAACATGAAGAAAACTAGAATATATGGACGCTTAAGGAGCTACTGATACAAGAAGCAGACAAAATTTTGGAAAAACAATAGTTTAACTAGATCAGTCACATACAAATCAGACCTACTTAAAATATTACAAGAAGGCATGGAGGCTTAAGGCACATCCATGAAATATCAGTGAGCATTATTGCACCTAGTGATCTGCATGCCAACTTTTGCACTCATATTAAATGCCTCTTAACTTTTACAGATAATGAAAGCTAAATTGGAGGCATTGAAAAGGTGACTAATAATGGTACAAGGGTACACTAGCATAGGCGGTGCCATCTAAACTAGTTGGGAACTGCACACTAAAGATAACTGCCAGAGCAGCTGAACTGGCATGTACCTTTCCATACTTTTCACTCCTTGCTTGTAGGTGCAGAGATCCATCATGTTGGAAACCACGAACTTCAGCCTGGTAATTGGTTACGCACGAAGTAGCAGCATCTTACTTTAAACAGTTCTCGGTGAAAAAAACAGCAGAGTTGCTCCAGGACTACTTAGACATTTGCAAAGAGGGAAGTCCAAGCAAATATGATAAGATGATTCCTTGGCACAAAATATTGATGAAAAGTGGGCACAGCTCACACCATTTTTGTTGGTGCTACTACTGACATGATAGATATAGAAGCAAGACGTGTCAAAGCGACACTCTAGTTAAAAACATATTTCAAATCACTACTTGAAAGAGGGCAAGTATTGCACTTACACAGATCACATCATTTTCCTCAAAGATACTCCGCATATTAAGTTCATCAACAGCAGTTCTCCTTCTCTAACAGAGGGTGCAGAAAAAATAGTTAAAGGAGATACTGGACAAGAATCATTAGTGAAATTAGTAATGGAATAAGTGATGGAATAAGATAGCGCTCATTAATCTCATTTGAACTGACACAACATATAGGCTGATATATTCTAAAATATCCTAACACCACTACAGGTGCACTCCATGAAAGCAGTACAAAATTTCAGCAAAACAGAAAATAGATTTCTTGGTGTATAATGTGTTACATGTATCGATGTGTTGTGCTCAGAACTTGCTTATGACATTACACAGTTAACACCTTTTATCCTCAGAATGGTATATCAAATGAAGTCCCTGTTTACTGTCAGTCCAATTTAAGTCTGTTACAGGGCAAAGATGCAGAAAATCTACCTGAATGCCATCAGGCAAATTCATGGAAGAAAGCATCAACACAGCATCCTGACTAAAATTTATCTCCAACCTCCAGCGCTTCGGAGCAATCTTGAGAAACAAAAAAGATATTAGATGCACTATGCAGTATGTTGTTTGCACCATTAGGTAAATGATATTTGATTCTGAGTGACAAATATGAGTAATATAAGATTCAGATTTGCCATTAACTCTGACCACAAAATGGATATGCATGAAAGTAAATATCACAGGTCGTGAAACACCTGCAGTTTGTCAGAGCTACGACTTAATTAAAATGAAGGTACAAGAGTTCTGACAGATGTGTATTCATAATTTCTACACCCATGAATTTACACACCTCAATGACACGCCCAACTATGATATCACCAACCTCTGGCTTATATCTGAAAAAGATTGAAGATACGAAACTGGACTAAGCTTTCCACTTGTGAGTTCATTTTTGTAAACAAAAACATAAAAAAAATTAAGTATATTAGTAAATCACACTTCCTCAGCACCAACAAACAGACCCTTGCAGTCTGATTGTCCAAACATATGAAttcagaaaaaaagaaaaaaaaactataaCTAACATAATACTGCATCTAACAATGGGGCTACAGTACTTTACACTGACAACTTGAGAAATGAGTTCACAACCTAAATCATGCATGCTGAATCGGCATTACAGTATGTCAGTATTACACAACCCCTCCCAACTATTCCAATCAAATCTACCACTCAATCCAATGCATCGAAAGTTAACAATAAATAATTTACTGTGATATTACAACCGTAAAAGTCAGTCCTAAAGGCATATCCCCGGATCAAATTCCACCGCTGCTAGAGCTATCCAACAGAGACGCCAATGGGGACAAACAAATCAAAAGGGCGCGCGATACTTCACGCTGACAACTTCAGCAATGAATTCACAAAACCAAAACTATACAGGCCGAATCAACAATGCACAACCCTTCCCAACTATTccaatcaaacctaccactcaATTCAGGGTCATAACAAGCTAATGTGAAATATTGGTCCAACACTAGGATTGTAGAAGTCAGTCCTAAAGGCAAATCCCCGGATCGAATACCACTCTTACCGAACCTATCCAACAGGGACACCAATGGAGACAAACAAATCAAAAGTGCGTGCGTACCTCGCCCGGAGAGTACGGACGTATACCAGCTTGTTGACCCGCTCCACCACCCCGCAGAGCGTCGCCACCACCTCCCCGTCCTGGTCCGACGTCCCGTGCCCCCTGCACCACACACCCCCATCAGCCGCCACACGAATGGGCAAGCAGGAAACGAATTAGGGGGAGCAACTGTACTTGAGGATGTTGTCCTCCTGGTTGACGGGGATGGTGTCCGCGacggtgacggcggcggcggacgcggcggcgggcgcgaggGACTGGAGCTCGTGGAGCGCCGCCTCGAGGCGGACCCGCTGGGTCTGGTTCAGCGAGAGGTGGAGGTCCCTCATGGCCGATCTCTCCGCCTCGGAAGCACCGGAAGAGGAGTAAGCGGGTGGAGGCGATCAGGCAATGGTGCCGCGGAAGGCGAGGTAAAACCCTAGCAAAATCCTTCTCGAGTCCGGGCCGGCAGTTCCCCCTTTCTGGCTTTCTTTCTCCACCGAGGGGAGGCAGTCCGGCACCGATGCGCACGGTGTTCGGTTGGGCTGTTAATAGGCTCTAGTTGGGTCAGGCCCAAATTTCGCCCCGCATCGCTGTTGTTTAAAATGAGGCCCGATGTTATGGCCGTAGTAAGCCTTTTACGTGGCACTCGGCCCGGAAATAACCGTGTAGAAGACAAAAGGAAACCTCTAAAAAAAAgacaaaaagaaaaggaggttGACTCAACCGGTCCCTTGCAAATTTAGCAGCTACTATTGGCTTCATTTTTGTATAGAAACAAACAAATGCGAATGGTTAAAAAAATAGTGACAGGCACAATCGAACACTGGCAACATGCAAGACAGTCGAAGATGAAGCCACCATGCTTAGTTTATTGCTAATAAACCCTGAGGATAGTCTTCTAGCTAAATAAACAAATTTAACATAATCTCTTGTCTCACGAAAGGTAAGAACAACCAAGCAACTTAATCCATAGCCCATGATGTGTTGCAGAACTCAAATCATTCAGTACTCGGCCCCCTTCACTGTTAGCTCCTACCATGCTTGCTTCTTCCCAAAATCTTCATTTAGACACGGTCCTTGGAGCCATGCAGGTATGCACTGAAGTCACTAGCCAGTAGAGTGGGCGCAAGCAACGCCAAATTGTTTGTAGCACTCGGAGATTTTTCCTCGCATTACGTTCTGAACCTGAGAAACAGAAGAACTAGGTGTGATTGTGAATCACTCTGCTAACAATATGAAAGGTTTCAGGAGTAGATAGATATTCTACAGAATCATTGAGTACCTCTTTTGGGTGTAAGGGACGGCGGTGACATGTCCCCCTCGTGTGGAAGCCAAACTGATCAAGGAAGCTCCAAAATCCATCGCCAACCACTTCCTTTAATGGTGCTTTCAGTTCCAAGCTACGGGCACCATTGGATTTCTTGACTTGAGTGACACACAATGGTGGGATATCCTGGAACAGGGGTTGTTCACAGATCGGTCAGAACTAAGAACAGGGGATTTCATGATTTGATATTAGTAGCATTCATCACGGTGTTGTTTGGCTTTGCGGCAGTTACATTGGATCTAATGACAGGCAAATATGAATTGATATTTCAGGACAAGCGAGCAAATTTGTATGGACAGTATGATATGACAGGATGCATTTTGACTTTGTGAGATCAGTTAAAAGTTACATGACAATAGGAACATGAAGTGAATTTCCTTTCCTTCCCAGTGCCCTTCTGTTGAAAATGTGAGAGAAAAAAAAGTTGAGACATCATGTTGGTAACAGGTACTAATATGATTTCTGTTCCAGCAGCAGGGTTCTGGCTGTAGTACGTACATTGGGTTTCTTAAGGCGGAGGCAGCAGAGGCAGATGATGTTGAGTATCTTCCCCAGTTCGGCGACGTGGCTAGGGTGGTAAATGGGTGCGGGTAGCTCGATGAAGCCGAAATGGCCTTCGCATTTGTCGATTTGGGTGGCGCCACATGACTCGAAGCTGCCGACCTGCAGAGGCAGCCCCAGCGAGGGATTGTCCTGGAGCTGGCTGCATTGCGTGATAGGGAAGGGCTTCCCTAATGCGTCCACCGGCTGCGCCTTGAGCTGTTGCCGGCGGATGCGTATTAGTATTCATCAGAGAAGATCGATGAGCCAGGGAGACCGCGAAAGCTGATCCATGGAGACAAAGAGAAGAAATGAGGAGCTGCTTACGATTTCCTCATTGCTTGCGACACTGAGCTTGATCGGACGGATGGAACCCTCCAGGATGTGCAGTCcagtagcagctgctgctgccagATCGTCATCAGCCATCTCTGTCCAAGAAACAGAACGAGATGAGCTCTGTCACTCTCCAAATCAAATGAACAAGCAACACGATGATGCAGGCATGCAGGATTGGATTGTGTTGTGAGCATGGTTTAGCGAAATAAAAAGTACGATCAGCACCGCAGCCGAATCACAATTGCAAGGATGCAGCAATTGATGCAAACAATTATTAAAAAAATGCAGAGACAGAACGAACAGGAAGAACACCAAGTGCTACTAGCTTGTTTAGTTAAGTGGGAGGATGGGAGGGAGAACAGGAGCACTAACCAGCAGCTAATGGAACGAACTACCTCAAAGGGCAAACAATTATGTAGAATTGCAGGGATAGAACGAACAGGAAGAACACCAAATACTAGTAATAGCTTGTTTAGTTGAGTGTGGGGGAAGGGAGAGAGCAAGAACACTAACCAGCTGCTAATGTAACCAACCACCACCCCGAAGGCCTTTGGGCCTGAACTCTGAAAGGGATGGACAGGACTCTTGCTTCTTATAGTATGGGGCTTTCCCTTTTGAGTACGTTGAGTGAAGTTGCCTCTGGTAATTAGCGGGCTTTCCCTTTTGAGTACGTTGAGTGAAGTTGCCTCTCGTAGTTAGCGGCTGCTGCGCTTCTTCGTAATTCTCATGCGTCTCCATAGAATTAGGAAGAAGCGCAGCAGCCGCTAATTTAGTGGAGAAGCTCGGAGCCTAAAAAATCTCGCCGTTTGGCAGATTAGCTTTCTCTGGCTCCCATGGCGGCTTCCACGGCAATGCGCACCTCCATCGTCGCCCTCCTCGCCGTCACTGCCGCGGCACTAGCAAGGGCCACCACCCTAGCTCCGGCCCCAAGGCGGTGCCCAGGATGGCCCCGCTCCAGCAGCGGATCCCGGCGTCACGTGAGGAGCCGAAGCATGGACCCGAGCGGCGGCAAATTCCTTAGATAGCGGCAGCGCGTCGATTCGGCTAACGAGACGCCAGGGGGAGGAGCCGGCGGGCGGGAGCGGTGGCGCGTCGATTCGGGCGAAGGATACGGCGCGGGGAGGAGCCGGCC
The sequence above is drawn from the Panicum hallii strain FIL2 chromosome 7, PHallii_v3.1, whole genome shotgun sequence genome and encodes:
- the LOC112898800 gene encoding exosome complex component RRP4 homolog isoform X2; amino-acid sequence: MRDLHLSLNQTQRVRLEAALHELQSLAPAAASAAAVTVADTIPVNQEDNILKGHGTSDQDGEVVATLCGVVERVNKLVYVRTLRARYKPEIAPKRWRLEINFSQDAVLMLSSMNLPDGIQRRRTAVDELNMRSIFEENDVICAEVRGFQHDGSLHLQARSEKYGKLERGRLLTVPPYLVKRKKQHFHHLAQYDVDLILGCNGFIWVGEHVVVGKKTKTTEDQQKSSDDAENFTPLETRKHICRLANAVRVLSALGFTLTVELIIETAEASASSNVEVNNMLGAEFYVQTAEREAKRRADLLRKKNGAR
- the LOC112898801 gene encoding DNA-directed RNA polymerase V subunit 1-like isoform X3 is translated as MADDDLAAAAATGLHILEGSIRPIKLSVASNEEILKAQPVDALGKPFPITQCSQLQDNPSLGLPLQVGSFESCGATQIDKCEGHFGFIELPAPIYHPSHVAELGKILNIICLCCLRLKKPNKGTGKERKFTSCSYCHDIPPLCVTQVKKSNGARSLELKAPLKEVVGDGFWSFLDQFGFHTRGTCHRRPLHPKEVQNVMRGKISECYKQFGVACAHSTG
- the LOC112898801 gene encoding DNA-directed RNA polymerase V subunit 1-like isoform X2, with the translated sequence MADDDLAAAAATGLHILEGSIRPIKLSVASNEEILKAQPVDALGKPFPITQCSQLQDNPSLGLPLQVGSFESCGATQIDKCEGHFGFIELPAPIYHPSHVAELGKILNIICLCCLRLKKPNDIPPLCVTQVKKSNGARSLELKAPLKEVVGDGFWSFLDQFGFHTRGTCHRRPLHPKEFFCFSGSERNARKNLRVLQTIWRCLRPLYWLVTSVHTCMAPRTVSK
- the LOC112898801 gene encoding DNA-directed RNA polymerase V subunit 1-like isoform X1, whose amino-acid sequence is MADDDLAAAAATGLHILEGSIRPIKLSVASNEEILKAQPVDALGKPFPITQCSQLQDNPSLGLPLQVGSFESCGATQIDKCEGHFGFIELPAPIYHPSHVAELGKILNIICLCCLRLKKPNKGTGKERKFTSCSYCHDIPPLCVTQVKKSNGARSLELKAPLKEVVGDGFWSFLDQFGFHTRGTCHRRPLHPKEFFCFSGSERNARKNLRVLQTIWRCLRPLYWLVTSVHTCMAPRTVSK
- the LOC112898800 gene encoding exosome complex component RRP4 homolog isoform X1 translates to MRDLHLSLNQTQRVRLEAALHELQSLAPAAASAAAVTVADTIPVNQEDNILKGHGTSDQDGEVVATLCGVVERVNKLVYVRTLRARYKPEVGDIIVGRVIEIAPKRWRLEINFSQDAVLMLSSMNLPDGIQRRRTAVDELNMRSIFEENDVICAEVRGFQHDGSLHLQARSEKYGKLERGRLLTVPPYLVKRKKQHFHHLAQYDVDLILGCNGFIWVGEHVVVGKKTKTTEDQQKSSDDAENFTPLETRKHICRLANAVRVLSALGFTLTVELIIETAEASASSNVEVNNMLGAEFYVQTAEREAKRRADLLRKKNGAR